One part of the Arabidopsis thaliana chromosome 1 sequence genome encodes these proteins:
- a CDS encoding F-box family protein (F-box family protein; CONTAINS InterPro DOMAIN/s: F-box domain, cyclin-like (InterPro:IPR001810), F-box domain, Skp2-like (InterPro:IPR022364), F-box associated domain, type 3 (InterPro:IPR013187), F-box associated interaction domain (InterPro:IPR017451); BEST Arabidopsis thaliana protein match is: F-box family protein (TAIR:AT1G46984.1); Has 1463 Blast hits to 1399 proteins in 43 species: Archae - 0; Bacteria - 0; Metazoa - 0; Fungi - 0; Plants - 1463; Viruses - 0; Other Eukaryotes - 0 (source: NCBI BLink).) — translation MNIQKDDWMDRRKIVRRNTQSSASTYVLEKLHIDLVIEILSRLSAKSIAICRCVSKQWNSLLVSQDFVESFLRSSLSRPRIWFTFRFDGKWNFFSSPQPQKFGNNLSVEATEHHMGSYENWYMKSCQSVHGFIFMSYNSKGMTDRTQVIWNPCTRQLITLPKLEPENLDFNSFFAYDPTEKQFKVLCMTVVNKQQTTSYKYQVLTLGTGPLLWRNIECPFMYRLRDKSNRGICINGVLYFIGWIKCSTMIIICFDVSSEKFSFIKIENAFIVTLINYRGKLGVYLVVYGSPRGEVWVLDDTKNDNWSKHNFVCPYSGQENSTWATGTGELVWPSSPWTQPFYVVYYNLERQSFRRVDIKGMENKVSTGKDRYDGFFTFTNHVENLMVLPLHKKTIPIQDTLTNRVMERETLTRSPLTQTAYASSYSTTRSYKSSGKRCSDRSIGEDEQDDIGEKRGDQAAERRERSTKRGKHEVH, via the exons ATGAATATTCAGAAGGACGATTGGATGGATCGCCGTAAAATCGTCCGACGCAATACACAGTCATCAGCTTCAACGTATGTACTAGAGAAGCTTCACATCGATCTCGTCATCGAGATACTCTCAAGATTATCTGCGAAGTCAATCGCAATTTGTCGTTGTGTGTCAAAGCAATGGAATTCATTACTTGTCAGCCAAGATTTCGTGGAATCGTTCCTGAGAAGTTCATTGTCTCGTCCGCGTATTTGGTTCACCTTCAGATTTGACGGCAAGTGGAACTTCTTCTCATCCCCTCAGCCTCAAAAATTTGGTAATAACTTAAGTGTTGAAGCAACAGAGCATCATATGGGTTCTTATGAGAATTGGTACATGAAAAGTTGTCAATCTGTTCATGGATTTATCTTTATGAGTTATAACTCAAAGGGAATGACAGATAGGACTCAAGTTATATGGAACCCTTGCACGAGGCAGCTCATAACTTTACCTAAACTGGAACCGGAGAATCTTGattttaacagtttttttgCGTATGATCCAACCGAGAAACAATTCAAGGTTTTGTGCATGACCGTGGttaataaacaacaaacaaccTCCTACAAGTATCAAGTTCTGACATTAGGGACAGGACCGTTGTTGTGGAGAAACATAGAATGTCCGTTTATGTATCGTCTTCGTGATAAAAGTAACAGAGGGATATGCATCAATGGAGTTTTGTATTTCATAGGTTGGATCAAATGTAGTACCATGATAATAATTTGCTTCGATGTTAGCTCAGAGAAATTTAGTttcataaaaatagaaaatgcaTTCATTGTGACTCTTATAAACTATAGGGGCAAGTTAGGTGTATATTTAGTTGTTTATGGTAGTCCTCGTGGTGAGGTATGGGTTCTAGATGACACCAAGAATGATAACTGGTCGAAGCACAACTTTGTTTGTCCATATTCAGGTCAGGAAAATTCAACGTGGGCAACTGGTACGGGTGAACTTGTTTGGCCGTCAAGTCCTTGGACCCAACCATTTTATGTTGTGTACTACAATTTGGAAAGACAAAGTTTTAGAAGAGTTGACATCAAAGGAATGGAAAACAAGGTGTCCACGGGTAAAGATCGCTATGACGGATTTTTCACCTTCACGAATCATGTTGAGAATTTGATGGTTTTGCCATTGCACAAGAAAACCATTCCCATTCAGGACACTCTCACGAACCGGGTTATGGAGAgg GAAACTCTGACAAGAAGTCCTTTAACCCAAACTGCTtatgcttcttcttactctaCCACGAGATCTTACAAGAGCTCAGGGAAAAGATGCTCGGATCGAAGCATTGGAGAAGACGAGCAAGATGATATTGGTGAAAAACGCGGAGATCAAGCGGCAGAACGAAGAGAACGCTCGACAAAACGTGGAAAACATGAAGTTCATTGA
- the RD21A gene encoding Granulin repeat cysteine protease family protein (responsive to dehydration 21 (RD21); FUNCTIONS IN: cysteine-type endopeptidase activity, cysteine-type peptidase activity; INVOLVED IN: response to water deprivation; LOCATED IN: apoplast, chloroplast, vacuole; EXPRESSED IN: 23 plant structures; EXPRESSED DURING: 13 growth stages; CONTAINS InterPro DOMAIN/s: Peptidase C1A, papain (InterPro:IPR013128), Proteinase inhibitor I29, cathepsin propeptide (InterPro:IPR013201), Granulin (InterPro:IPR000118), Peptidase C1A, papain C-terminal (InterPro:IPR000668), Peptidase, cysteine peptidase active site (InterPro:IPR000169); BEST Arabidopsis thaliana protein match is: Granulin repeat cysteine protease family protein (TAIR:AT5G43060.1); Has 8846 Blast hits to 8044 proteins in 757 species: Archae - 51; Bacteria - 244; Metazoa - 4223; Fungi - 6; Plants - 1942; Viruses - 134; Other Eukaryotes - 2246 (source: NCBI BLink).) encodes MGFLKPTMAILFLAMVAVSSAVDMSIISYDEKHGVSTTGGRSEAEVMSIYEAWLVKHGKAQSQNSLVEKDRRFEIFKDNLRFVDEHNEKNLSYRLGLTRFADLTNDEYRSKYLGAKMEKKGERRTSLRYEARVGDELPESIDWRKKGAVAEVKDQGGCGSCWAFSTIGAVEGINQIVTGDLITLSEQELVDCDTSYNEGCNGGLMDYAFEFIIKNGGIDTDKDYPYKGVDGTCDQIRKNAKVVTIDSYEDVPTYSEESLKKAVAHQPISIAIEAGGRAFQLYDSGIFDGSCGTQLDHGVVAVGYGTENGKDYWIVRNSWGKSWGESGYLRMARNIASSSGKCGIAIEPSYPIKNGENPPNPGPSPPSPIKPPTQCDSYYTCPESNTCCCLFEYGKYCFAWGCCPLEAATCCDDNYSCCPHEYPVCDLDQGTCLLSKNSPFSVKALKRKPATPFWSQGRKNIA; translated from the exons atgggGTTCCTTAAGCCAACCATGGCGATTCTTTTTCTAGCGATGGTCGCCGTTTCATCAGCCGTGGACATGTCAATCATCTCCTACGACGAGAAACATGGCGTCTCCACCACCGGTGGCCGTAGCGAAGCCGAGGTTATGAGTATCTACGAGGCATGGTTGGTGAAACACGGCAAGGCTCAGAGCCAGAACTCTCTTGTTGAGAAAGATCGACGGTTCGAGATCTTTAAAGACAATCTTCGTTTCGTCGATGAACATAACGAGAAGAATCTTAGTTATAGATTGGGTTTGACTCGTTTTGCGGATCTTACTAACGATGAGTATAGATCCAAGTATCTTGGAGCtaagatggagaagaaaggtGAGAGAAGGACTAGCCTACGGTACGAGGCTCGTGTCGGTGATGAGCTACCGGAGTCTATTGACTGGAGGAAGAAAGGAGCCGTGGCTGAGGTCAAAGATCAGGGTGGTTGCG GGAGTTGTTGGGCGTTTTCAACCATTGGAGCAGTGGAGGGAATAAACCAGATCGTAACCGGAGACCTAATAACCTTGTCTGAACAAGAGTTGGTCGATTGTGACACTTCATACAACGAAGGTTGTAACGGAGGTCTTATGGACTATGCTTTTGAGTTCATTATCAAGAATGGTGGAATCGATACAGACAAAGATTATCCTTACAAGGGTGTTGATGGAACTTGTGACCAGATCAGG AAAAACGCTAAAGTTGTCACTATCGATTCATATGAGGATGTTCCAACTTACAGCGAGGAATCGTTGAAGAAAGCAGTTGCTCATCAACCCATTAGCATTGCCATTGAGGCTGGTGGTCGTGCGTTCCAGCTCTATGATTCG GGTATATTTGATGGAAGTTGTGGAACACAACTAGACCACGGAGTTGTGGCGGTTGGATACGGAACTGAGAACGGCAAAGATTACTGGATTGTGAGAAACTCATGGGGTAAAAGCTGGGGAGAGAGTGGATACCTAAGGATGGCGCGTAACATTGCGTCTTCATCAGGAAAATGTGGAATCGCGATTGAACCTTCATACCCGATAAAGAATGGCGAAAACCCGCCAAACCCGGGACCTTCACCTCCATCTCCCATCAAGCCTCCAACCCAATGTGACAGTTACTACACTTGTCCTGAGAGCAACACTTGTTGTTGTCTGTTTGAGTATGGCAAGTATTGCTTTGCTTGGGGATGTTGCCCACTAGAAGCAGCCACTTGCTGTGATGACAACTATAGTTGCTGCCCTCACGAGTACCCGGTTTGTGACCTTGATCAAGGAACCTGTTTATTG AGCAAGAACAGTCCATTTAGTGTTAAGGCCTTAAAGCGTAAACCCGCAACGCCATTCTGGTCACAAGGCAGAAAGAACATTGCCTAA
- a CDS encoding F-box family protein (F-box family protein; CONTAINS InterPro DOMAIN/s: F-box domain, cyclin-like (InterPro:IPR001810), F-box domain, Skp2-like (InterPro:IPR022364), F-box associated domain, type 3 (InterPro:IPR013187), F-box associated interaction domain (InterPro:IPR017451); BEST Arabidopsis thaliana protein match is: F-box family protein (TAIR:AT1G46840.1); Has 1475 Blast hits to 1405 proteins in 42 species: Archae - 0; Bacteria - 0; Metazoa - 0; Fungi - 0; Plants - 1475; Viruses - 0; Other Eukaryotes - 0 (source: NCBI BLink).) yields the protein MNRRKNDFLVRPKRIRCYTQLSTLPIDLIIEILSRLPMNSIAICRLVSKQWASILQSSDFTESFLIKSPPRPRLLFTIRYGSKWHLFSAPQPRNFDENFPVVATDYHKGFSGNWCMQSFQLVNGFIYLNNRLSLKGKIDRVSVIWNPSTGQQIPLPDLGVKNSHSKSFFGYDPIEKQFKVLCITSSKEHQVLTLGTGRKLSWRKIEYSYPHYPRKKSNGICINGVLYYRNTNAMIVRFDVRSEEFRFVEIKMYVEILSLINYKGKLGVLFPNTDLAQLWVLDDTNKVEWSKHNFVFPDTTFEAIRATDTGEMFCASSCWRDSLYVSYYDLEKESVKKVKIKGIEDKLSIGKHHANEFFIFPNHVENVMVL from the coding sequence ATGAATAGACGGAAGAACGATTTCTTGGTTCGCCCTAAAAGAATTCGATGCTACACACAATTATCCACGCTTCCCATCGATCTCATCATTGAGATACTCTCAAGATTACCTATGAATTCCATCGCAATATGTCGTCTCGTGTCGAAGCAATGGGCTTCCATACTTCAAAGTTCAGATTTTACGGAATCGTTCCTCATAAAGTCACCGCCTCGACCACGTCTTTTGTTCACCATCCGATACGGCAGCAAGTGGCATCTCTTCTCAGCCCCTCAGCCTCGGAATTTTGATGAGAACTTCCCTGTTGTGGCAACAGACTATCATAAGGGTTTTTCAGGAAATTGGTGTATGCAAAGTTTTCAGTTGGTTAATGGATTTATCTATCTGAACAATAGGCTGAGTTTAAAGGGAAAGATAGATAGGGTTTCTGTTATATGGAACCCTAGCACGGGTCAGCAAATACCTTTACCTGACTTGGGAGTGAAGAATAGTCATTCGAAAAGCTTTTTCGGGTATGATCCTATCGAGAAACAGTTCAAGGTTTTGTGTATAACATCCTCCAAAGAGCATCAAGTTCTTACACTAGGGACTGGAAGAAAACTTTCGTGGAGAAAGATTGAATATTCGTATCCGCATTACCCTCGGAAAAAGAGCAATGGGATATGCATCAACGGGGTTTTATATTACAGAAATACTAATGCTATGATAGTTCGCTTCGATGTTAGGTCTGAGGAATTTCGTTttgtagaaataaaaatgtacGTCGAGATTTTGAGTCTAATAAACTACAAGGGAAAACTAGGTGTGCTTTTTCCTAACACTGATCTTGCTCAGCTATGGGTTCTAGATGACACCAACAAAGTGGAATGGTCCAAGCACAACTTCGTTTTTCCAGATACAACTTTTGAGGCTATAAGGGCAACTGATACGGGTGAAATGTTTTGTGCGTCAAGTTGTTGGCGCGATTCACTCTATGTTTCCTACTATgatttagagaaagagagtgttAAGAAAGTTAAAATCAAAGGAATTGAAGACAAGTTATCGATAGGTAAGCATCACGCTAacgaattcttcatctttccaAATCATGTTGAAAATGTGATGGTTCTGTAA
- a CDS encoding F-box associated ubiquitination effector family protein (F-box associated ubiquitination effector family protein; CONTAINS InterPro DOMAIN/s: F-box associated domain, type 3 (InterPro:IPR013187), F-box associated interaction domain (InterPro:IPR017451); BEST Arabidopsis thaliana protein match is: F-box family protein (TAIR:AT1G46840.1); Has 785 Blast hits to 764 proteins in 12 species: Archae - 0; Bacteria - 0; Metazoa - 0; Fungi - 0; Plants - 785; Viruses - 0; Other Eukaryotes - 0 (source: NCBI BLink).) has translation MSLCVETMGFHTSTSRFCGIVPHKVIVTAASFVHLQKWQQVVLLLIPSTSNFWKELKCCSKRVSYGLFWKLDITSPKVGTGNVILKCFFGYDPIRKQFKVLCWTNFYRQGRTSNEQYQVLTLGTGELLWRKIECLFPHEPHKDKNGICINGVLYYIAWLKNRCYDGTEIIVCFDVRSEKFSFIEIEIKEVKGSILLEYKGKLGVLMWSVYSYSAELWVLDDTKNVKWSKYKFVLPYTASEEVKKSIWATDSGELVWTLSSPLSHPLYVYYYNLESQSVREVEIKGMKDKVSRDIGNSLVTFTNYVENLMFLQ, from the coding sequence ATGTCGTTGTGTGTCGAAACAATGGGCTTCCATACTTCAACGTCCAGATTTTGCGGAATCGTTCCTCACAAAGTCATTGTCACGGCCGCGTCTTTTGTTCACCTTCAGAAGTGGCAGCAAGTGGTACTACTTCTCATCCCCTCAACCTCAAACTTTTGGAAAGAACTTAAGTGTTGTAGCAAAAGAGTATCATATGGGTTATTCTGGAAGTTGGACATAACATCACCTAAAGTGGGAACGGGGAATGTTATATTGAAATGCTTTTTCGGGTATGATCCAATCCGGAAACAGTTCAAGGTTTTGTGCTGGACGAATTTTTATAGACAAGGAAGAACCTCCAACGAGCAATATCAAGTTCTGACATTAGGGACGGGAGAGCTATTGTGGAGAAAGATCGAATGTTTGTTTCCGCATGAACCTCATAAAGACAAAAATGGGATATGCATCAACGGGGTATTATATTACATAGCTTGGTTGAAAAATAGGTGTTATGATGGTACCGAGATAATAGTATGCTTTGATGTTAGGTCCGagaaatttagttttatagaAATAGAAATTAAAGAGGTAAAGGGTTCGATTCTCTTAGAATACAAGGGAAAGCTAGGTGTCCTAATGTGGTCTGTTTATAGTTATAGTGCTGAGCTATGGGTTCTAGATGACACCAAGAATGTTAAATGGTCGAAgtacaaatttgttttgccATATACAGCTTCGGAGGAAGTTAAGAAATCAATATGGGCAACTGATAGTGGAGAACTTGTTTGGACGTTATCAAGTCCTTTGAGCCATCCATTATATGTTTACTACTACAATCTGGAGAGTCAGAGTGTTAGAGAAGTTGAAATCAAAGGAATGAAAGACAAGGTATCGAGAGATATTGGTAACTCATTAGTCACCTTCACAAATTATGTTGAGAATCTGATGTTTCTACAATAA
- the VFB1 gene encoding VIER F-box protein 1 (VIER F-box proteine 1 (VFB1); FUNCTIONS IN: ubiquitin-protein ligase activity; INVOLVED IN: N-terminal protein myristoylation; EXPRESSED IN: stomatal complex, sepal, root, leaf; EXPRESSED DURING: seedling growth; CONTAINS InterPro DOMAIN/s: F-box domain, cyclin-like (InterPro:IPR001810), F-box domain, Skp2-like (InterPro:IPR022364); BEST Arabidopsis thaliana protein match is: VIER F-box proteine 3 (TAIR:AT4G07400.1); Has 4631 Blast hits to 2722 proteins in 229 species: Archae - 0; Bacteria - 68; Metazoa - 1574; Fungi - 394; Plants - 2158; Viruses - 0; Other Eukaryotes - 437 (source: NCBI BLink).) — protein MGQSTSAAGNSILNRRRSKSFTLKFPIESIESEISQPDYTSSLPDECLALVFQFLNSGNRKRCALVCRRWMIVEGQNRYRLSLHARSDLITSIPSLFSRFDSVTKLSLKCDRRSVSIGDEALVKISLRCRNLKRLKLRACRELTDVGMAAFAENCKDLKIFSCGSCDFGAKGVKAVLDHCSNLEELSIKRLRGFTDIAPEMIGPGVAASSLKSICLKELYNGQCFGPVIVGAKNLKSLKLFRCSGDWDLLLQEMSGKDHGVVEIHLERMQVSDVALSAISYCSSLESLHLVKTPECTNFGLAAIAEKCKRLRKLHIDGWKANLIGDEGLVAVAKFCSQLQELVLIGVNPTTLSLGMLAAKCLNLERLALCGCDTFGDPELSCIAAKCPALRKLCIKNCPISDVGIENLANGCPGLTKVKIKKCKGVLGGCADWLRTVRPMLSVNADTMEQEHEEAASNDVVGGSQENGIEFPQLNSQIMASSIASSSRNRSGYFKSGIGLFSGMSLVPCTSRQRRASR, from the coding sequence ATGGGCCAATCAACCTCCGCCGCCGGAAATTCCATCCTCAATCGACGACGAAGCAAATCGTTTACACTGAAATTCCCGATTGAATCAATCGAATCTGAGATTTCACAACCTGACTACACATCGAGTTTACCTGACGAGTGCTTAGCTTTGGTGTTCCAGTTCTTAAACTCCGGTAATCGGAAAAGATGTGCTCTGGTTTGTCGTCGGTGGATGATCGTCGAAGGACAGAATCGTTACCGTCTTTCTCTCCACGCTCGCTCAGATCTGATTACTTCGattccttctctcttctctcgaTTCGATTCCGTTACTAAGCTTTCGTTGAAATGCGATCGTAGATCTGTTAGTATCGGCGACGAAGCGCTTGTTAAGATCTCTCTCCGGTGTAGGAATTTGAAGAGACTTAAGCTTAGAGCTTGCCGTGAGCTCACCGATGTAGGTATGGCTGCTTTTGCTGAGAATTGTAAGGATTTGAAGATATTCTCTTGTGGTTCTTGTGATTTTGGAGCTAAAGGTGTGAAAGCTGTGCTTGATCATTGCTCGAATCTCGAGGAGTTATCGATTAAGCGTCTCCGTGGATTCACCGATATAGCTCCGGAGATGATTGGTCCTGGTGTTGCTGCTTCGTCTCTTAAGTCGATTTGCTTGAAGGAGCTTTATAATGGTCAGTGTTTCGGTCCTGTGATCGTTGGTGCGAAGAATCTTAAGTCTCTGAAGCTTTTTAGGTGTTCTGGTGATTGGGACTTGCTTCTTCAAGAGATGTCTGGTAAGGATCATGGTGTAGTGGAGATACATTTGGAACGTATGCAAGTTAGTGATGTAGCTTTATCTGCGATATCGTATTGCTCGAGTCTCGAGAGTTTGCATCTTGTGAAGACACCTGAATGCACGAATTTCGGATTAGCTGCGATTGCAGAGAAGTGCAAGCGTTTGAGGAAGCTTCATATTGATGGATGGAAAGCGAATTTGATTGGTGATGAAGGGCTTGTGGCTGTGGCTAAGTTTTGTTCTCAGTTACAGGAACTGGTACTGATTGGAGTGAATCCAACGACACTTAGTTTAGGAATGTTGGCTGCGAAATGTTTGAATCTTGAAAGATTGGCACTTTGTGGTTGTGATACGTTTGGTGATCCTGAGCTTTCTTGTATCGCAGCGAAATGTCCGGCTTTAAGGAAATTGTGTATCAAGAACTGTCCGATTTCGGATGTGGGAATCGAGAATCTTGCAAACGGATGTCCTGGTTTAACCAAAGTGAAAATCAAGAAGTGCAAAGGAGTATTGGGAGGGTGCGCAGACTGGTTAAGAACAGTTAGGCCTATGCTTTCGGTGAACGCAGACACCATGGAACAAGAACATGAAGAAGCAGCAAGCAATGATGTTGTAGGAGGATCGCAAGAAAACGGAATCGAATTCCCTCAATTGAACAGTCAGATCATGGCATCAAGCATTGCATCAAGTAGTAGAAACCGGTCAGGGTATTTCAAATCAGGCATTGGATTGTTCAGCGGAATGAGTCTAGTGCCTTGCACTTCGAGACAACGACGGGCAAGCAGGTGA
- a CDS encoding F-box associated ubiquitination effector family protein (F-box associated ubiquitination effector family protein; FUNCTIONS IN: molecular_function unknown; INVOLVED IN: biological_process unknown; LOCATED IN: cellular_component unknown; CONTAINS InterPro DOMAIN/s: F-box domain, cyclin-like (InterPro:IPR001810), F-box associated domain, type 3 (InterPro:IPR013187), F-box domain, Skp2-like (InterPro:IPR022364); BEST Arabidopsis thaliana protein match is: F-box family protein (TAIR:AT1G46840.1).): MPSKEDAMNNQKNDSMDRRKLVRRNSQSSVSTYVRETLHIDLIIEIVSRLPLDSIAICRCVSKQWASILQRPDFAESFLTKSLSRPRLLFTFRSGSKWYYFSSPQPQTFGKNLSVVAKDYSAELWVLDDTKNVKWSKYKFVLPYTASEEVKKSIWATDSGELVWTLSSPLSHPLYVYYYNLESQSVREVEIKGMKDKVSRDIGNSLVTFTNYVENLMFLQ; the protein is encoded by the exons ATGCCAAGTAAAGAAGACGCCATGAACAATCAGAAGAACGATTCGATGGATCGCCGTAAACTCGTCCGACGCAACTCACAATCATCGGTCTCAACATATGTAAGAGAGACGCTTCACATCGATCTCATCATCGAGATAGTCTCAAGATTACCTCTGGATTCCATCGCAATATGTCGTTGTGTGTCGAAACAATGGGCTTCCATACTTCAACGTCCAGATTTTGCGGAATCGTTCCTCACAAAGTCATTGTCACGGCCGCGTCTTTTGTTCACCTTCAGAAGTGGCAGCAAGTGGTACTACTTCTCATCCCCTCAACCTCAAACTTTTGGAAAGAACTTAAGTGTTGTAGCAAAAGA TTATAGTGCTGAGCTATGGGTTCTAGATGACACCAAGAATGTTAAATGGTCGAAgtacaaatttgttttgccATATACAGCTTCGGAGGAAGTTAAGAAATCAATATGGGCAACTGATAGTGGAGAACTTGTTTGGACGTTATCAAGTCCTTTGAGCCATCCATTATATGTTTACTACTACAATCTGGAGAGTCAGAGTGTTAGAGAAGTTGAAATCAAAGGAATGAAAGACAAGGTATCGAGAGATATTGGTAACTCATTAGTCACCTTCACAAATTATGTTGAGAATCTGATGTTTCTACAATAA